TCCTTAATGCCTGTCGCCTTGGGGATAATTTGCAGTGCCGTCTCTCCAAGGGGACTGCTGGCAATGATGCTACTGTTTGTCGAATTGCACTGAGCACTTGGCCTAAGGCTCTGAAATGAAGGCACCATGGGTGCATGCATGGATGTGTTTTGGAGGTGCTGCAacaagcaggagcacagcaagGAGGCCGATGTCCCTCGGGCAGAAGGGTGAGCTGGGGACTGATCCTGAGTGCACCCAGCCCTGCggggctgtgcagagcaccAGCACTCTGTCTTGTAAATAAGAGAGAACCGCAGATGGGAAGTGGTGCTCAGAGCACTCAGAGGTGGAAGCAGCATGAAGAGTCGCTCTGCTGGTGGatggctgcaggaagggagctgcaggcaggagctggcGCGGCGCGGTTAGGCACAGGGTGTCCTTCTGCAAGCACAAGGACTTATCGGCGAGGGCAGAAGTCTGCAGTCCCGGCAGTCCGTGTGTCTGTCCATCTGATAAAGGCGCAGCTGGAGGAGGGGAGCCTTGGAGGAAGGGTTTTGGTTGAGATCTGTGCTCGGAGGCAGCTTTAAGCTAGGTGACAGGCCTTGAGTGCTGGAGTTGGATTTGGGGCCCATTAAGGACCTCATGTGTCTTACTGTCCTGCTCCAGGGCCgactctgtgctgctcccaaagCCCTGGAGCTATGGGGATGAGGAGGACTAAACTGGGGCTGAGGATGGGAGCAAAGACATAATAGGAGACGGGCAGATCCTGTTCCCAGCTGTGCCAGCTCACCTGTGCCAGGCAGATGTATCCTTGCTAACCTCATGTGCAAGAGGAAGATGAGGACAATCATAGGTGGACatggtgatcttagagatcttttccaaccttaattgTTCTATGTTTGTATGGACCGGAGGTTGTGGTTTAGGGAGTGATTTAATGAAACTTCCTGAGTCTGTAGCCTACTGCTGTGGCCATGCAGTGGCTCTGCAGGGAGGAACCCAGTCAGTAGAAAGTGCTGCATGAAGGGGAATTTGCTCACTGCTTTCCTTGGGACTTCTGTGGGAAGAGCTTGGAGGTGGCTGGGATAGAGAGAGCTGAGGGCGGCCGGGTCTGACTGCAACCACTCTGCTCACAGAGACCAACCTGAGGCACACCTGCAAGAAGGTGATGGACCTGGTGAAGGACAGCCATCCCTGGTTCGGGATGGAGCAGGAGTACACACTGCTGGGTGTCAATGGCCACCCCTACGGCTGGCCCGACAACGGCTTCCCCGGCCCACAGGGTAAGTGCCTTCCTGAGGCCCCAGCACAGATGCTCAGCCCATAGGGAATGCAATCCTACAGCAGGCATCCCCATCCCAGCTCTATCCCATCTCCAGTGCTTCCCTGTGGTGGGCGGGAGGAGGTCTGGAGCCGTTTCACCGCTGACCCATGGCTCACATGAGCCGGACCCCATTGCACAAACAGCCCTTGGCTGCACGACTTGTTTGTCAAGGGCTGGAGAACTCGGCCAGAAAAATCTCCCCATGGCTGTTGGTGAAAGGACCGGCTGGGTGCAGGAGCCCAAGCACCTCCTGGGAGGGGGTTGGGGGTTTCCCAACCTGCCTTACCCAGCCCGGGATGTTTGCAACATCTCCCTTCCCCCAGGCTGGGAGGAGATCTTCCCCTGGCAGGCTGAATGAGGAAGAACCCTGTGAAACCACAGCCTGCTGACTCTTCTAGGCACGAACAATGCCAGCTGTTGTCAGAACAGTGTCTGGAGCCTGAAGTGCTCAGAGAGCCAGGGTGGTGCCGCGGGGCACATCCAGCCGAGCTCTGCTTATCTCTTGGTCGCCTTCCCATGCATTGCCAGTCCAGTTAAGCTGCATAGATAAGGCTGAGGTTGCACCACCACTGGGCTCTGGAATGGGGGTCTGAGCTATGATGCACCATGGAGGGCAGCACCGTTTGATTCCCGTAAATTCTCTGTGACCAACACAGTTCTCTGTACCCGAGTTGATGGGATTTCCTCCCCAGTGCTTTATTTACCTGATGCCTTCTGCCTCCTCCCCAGGCCCTTATTACTGTGGGGTTGGAGCAGATAAGGTGTATGGACGTGACATCGTGGAGTCCCACTACAAGGCTTGCCTCTATGCGGGCGTGAAGATCTGCGGCACCAACGCCGAGGTGATGCCCTCCCAGGTAGGTGCTCGGAGGTGCTGACCGTGAGGATGCTCTGGGTCTGCTTCCCCCAGATGCGTGTCTCCCATCTCCCCTTGGGGGATTCTCTGCTGTTGGGTCTCCAGTGGTGAACATGAGTTAGTGTTGCTGACCTAATCCTGCAGCATCAGTGCCAGCCAGGATAGCAGCAAACCAAGCTGTTGGTGCCCACATCCTGCCCTTGGTCCTGAGgaccctcctgcagcacacagtcTTGGGCATGGCTGGAGGGGATTTGAGTAGTTGAGGTGTTATCTCAAGGTGGTCCCTGATTGCTTTATGCGTGTGGCCGGGCTGGGTAATGGCAATTGGACCCTCCCACTGATAAGCAGGGCCTTGTTGGCAGGGGGCTGAGGCAGGACATTACAACTGTAATGAGCCTGTTGCTTGTCCTGACATGATCAGTGTCCCCTCGGCTGCTCTCAGCACCCTGTGATCCAGCTGTGCCGTGCCAGTGGCTGTGGATGTGTCACTGCTGTTTAGTCACTGTGAGTGGTGCAACCCTGTCCCAGGAAGGACGTGTAGGGACATCTTCAATCCCATGCTGTAGTGGGCAGATTTTTTTTGCACAACCCTGGTTTTAGCAGCAATTTAGGGTTTATTAATGCTTTTATGATAAATCACAAAGTTAGGTTGCATTAAAGCCCTTCATCAGCACTTAATCATTAGCCTGTTGAAGGCAGTgattgctcagagaagctgtgggtgccccatttctggaggtgctcaaggccagtctgggaggccctgggcagcttgatctgcTTGGGGACACCCGGCCCACTGCAGAGGGTTGTAattggatggtctttaaggtcccttctaacctaaACCGTTCTTTGATTCTACAATTCAGTGCTTCAGTGGAATTTATTACAGTTGAATACCACAACTTAAAGGCTTGAGAATGGCCAAGTTCAAATGAAACACTGCAGGGTATTGGAGGGGATGTTCCTAAACCCTCAGCTGCATGCTCAGGACCTTCTTCCCCTGGTTCATTTCTCACCTACCCTTTCCTCAGCTCTCAGTGGATGGTGAGATCTGTCCCAAAAGGGCTCCTCTTCTTCGGTGTTGGTCAGCAAGGAACCTGAAGAAGCTGACCCTGAGGCGTCCAGGGGAAGATCAGGGATCATAGTCTGCTGTGGGCCTTGGGAGCTCAAGGGGCTGCTGTCTTACGATCCTTATTTGTAGGACCTGGAGATAATTGACTTCAGTCAGAAAACTTTCCATTCTGGCCGCAGTTCAGGTGAGGCAGTGCTGGAACTTTTCACCCACTGCACAGTTCCAGTACCCGATGGATTGCACAGTGATCTATAAAGCTCAGCCATTCCCCACGCTGCCAGCTGTTGCTAACAGGGGCAGGGGCTGCCCCATCAGGTGGCACCAACAAGACCCCCACGCacattctttttcccttccagtgGGAATTCCAGGTAGGCCCATGCGAGGGCATCGAGATGGGTGACCACCTCTGGATGGCTCGCTTCATCCTCCACCGTGTCTGTGAGGATTTTGGGGTCGTGGCCACTCTAGACCCCAAACCGATGACCGGCAACTGGAACGGGGCCGGGTGCCACACCAACTACAGCACCGAGGAGATGCGGAAGGAGGGAGGCCTCAAGTGAGTcctgggggctgcagccaggagggtTGGGGCAATGCGCTGAGCATCTGATTTTAAAAGCCACTTGTCACGTGCGGTGGCTTGAGCATATCCCTGTGCCAAACCTGACCCCATCCATCCCCCGTAGACACATCGAAGCCGCCATCGAGAAGCTGAGCAAGCGGCACGACTACCACATCTGTGTCTACGACCCGCGGGGCGGCAGGGACAACTCCCGGCGGCTCACCGGCCACCACGAGACCTCCAACATCTTTGAGTTCTCTGCTGGCGTGGCCAACCGTGGAGCCAGCATCCGCATCCCACGCCAGGTGGGCCAGGACGGCTTTGGCTACTTTGAAGACAGGCGGCCGGCGGCCAACTGCGACCCCTATGCGGTCACTGAGGCCATCATGAGGACCACGGTGCTCAACGAGACCGGGGTGGAGACCAAGGAGTACGCAGAGCACTGAGGCCGTGGGATGGGTGAGGGTTTTTGTGCTGACACTAATCGTGCCCGTGCTCTCAGCTGTGAGCTCAGACTCTTTAGGAACCTCGCTTCTGGTTTTGTGAAACGTTGCCTTAGAAATCGTATATATTTTATAGTAAGAGGGAGGGGTCCAACCTATTTTCTCAACCACTTTTTCTGGTTCCTGGTTTTAGGTCACACCTGGGgaggttgttctttttttttttaaacttggattaaatttttttcttctgatggaCTTTACACTGTGATGTACATAGATTCCTACAtggaagctgcagctgctgctgtttgcacgTGGGCAGggtgtgtgcttttttttgttttgttttttttgcccCGTGTCTCTGTTGCAAGGAAATTATAATAAAGAATTTTCCGGCTGCGTGGCAGCTGTGTTATCCTGCTACAGGTGCATTTTTCTGTACCTCCAAGGGCTCCATGCAGGATTTAGTTCAAGTCTTGCTGACgggttgctgctgctgggaccAGGCAGCGCAGGAGCTGAGATGCTGGAGGAGCCCTGGTGCAGTTTAAGCTGCTGCgggggctgtgctgccccatTTGCCACATCCAAAAGCTCATCTCCCTCCATCGTGATCCCCACAAGGcaaacagagcagcacagcctgagcaAACAGTGGCCGGGGCAGCAGCTGGCGGGTGTTTACACTGAGCTGctgagtcagcactgcacacagcaggtAGGGAACAGCCCTTGGGAGCACTTGGGGGTGAGCGATGGAGCTGAGTGATGCTCCCACTGCACCCCAAGGATGATGCCCCTCTGCAGCTCGAGTGATGCTCTGCTAATCCCCAGGGATGCGGTGTTGGTGTCTCTGATCCTAGAGGGCCATGAATTTCTGAGCAAAACGCTTCAGTGTCACTCCAGATGACCATGGACAGAATGTGGGTGCAAGTGAAGGGGGTGGTGCACAACAGTGCCTGTTCTCCAACTGCAGGATCCCTTGTTGGGTGGCACAGGCTGGTCCTGGGCTGGGACAGCTGCATGGCCACTGGCAGCAGTTACCCCGAGGGGATGGGGTACTGGCTTTGGGGACGGATGGTCTCACATCTGCTCTAGTGCTATCAGGAGGATATTGAatcttgttttgcattttcctgTGAAGCGATGAGCCTGAACTGCAgatcccagctccctcctgctgGTCACAGCACTGCCAGAGGAGTGGGAGAGATGGCAGTGGGAGATGGAGATGCTGTTGTGCCCCAGATCTGTGTGTAGCCGGGAGCCTTCAGCGTCTCTGAGCCATTCAGTAAATGCAGCCTGCTCCTCCCCACACTAACAGGGACATGTTTTCCTCCCAAAAATTGCCATTCCGAATTTTTAATGCTCTTCATCTAAACCACAACTCTGTCTTGTTTTCCTCTCATTTCTATGTCTTTAATGGGTGATGCGAGCACTGGGACAGtgactgctgcctgcagctggaaaaTCAATAAAGAGCTAAATCTGGAGCAGGAACACTCTCATGTTCCTTTCTCTGTTCAAGTGGTTTTAAGTACAGCGCTGTACCACTAAGTCAGGAGAAGCATGGAAAGCTGCACTGCCAACATACGAATGACTCTGGCACAGCACCGTGTGGGGTACGACCATCCCTTTGTGCCCGTTCTGGGTCTTATCCTATGATTGTCCCCCACTGCAGCCATCTGGGGAGGACAAGGAGGCTCCAGAGACTCCCAAGGCCGCAGGGGCTGTTCCCAGCCGTGCATGCTGCCCACAGGGGATGCTGCGGTTTCTGCGTGCTTGGATGCTGCTGGCTGTCCTTTGCCAGAATGTAGATCTTGCTTGTACTTTTTGGGGTCAAAATGGGTCAGAAAccatattttatgatttttttttaatattatttttatttttcccctaaagCAGGAAGATTTCCACCCACAGGGCCAACACCACGGGGGAAACAAGGACATGGGAACCTGCTCTCAAGAACTTTTCTAACAATTTGGCTGCTGTAGGAGGAGGGTTCTGGGGctcagctggcagagcaggcGCTGGGGATGGATCGGGTCGGGGCCGGAGGCTGCAGCGGGCTGGCAGCATCGCCATCCCTATGCAGGGCACCACGATGACCGGCAGCAGCGAGGGAGCCCCATGCGAATGCCAGCCCAGGAAGGGTTGCTAGGCGGGGGTACTGCCAGAAGGCTCGGCTTTGCCTCGGGGACCTTCACCTAGCGCTGTCCCAAAGGGGCACCCCGAGATCTTCCCCCTCCCCGGGCCGCATCCTGCGCAGGAGCGCTGCGGGTTCCTGGGGTGCGGAGCTCAGCCGGGGCTTTGCTGCCCTCAGCAGGCTGTGAAGCGAACGGCAACGAGCGCAGCCCCAGGACTGCCCCGGCCCCACGTCAGCGTCCCCACCCGGCAGCGGGGAAACAAAACCCATTTGGGCTTTATTCCCGCACCCCCGGGGACACCGGGTCGTCCTCTGCCCCTAGAGCTCCTTCCATCACTCCCAATGTGTTACACCGGTTTCAGCCAAGGTCTTCgagttatatttttttaaaaattattattaaaggACATGAGGATTACAATTCTGATGCTAACAATGGCATTATTGAAAGCTGCTGGGCAGAAGTGGGGAGCTCTGGGTAGAAAAAAGGCTTGAACTGAAGTCAAtaataaccttttttttcccccttccccatctcccagcCTGCACAATCTGCTTGGCTCTCTTTATCTCAGTAAGCATTTAAACGGTTTCAAATTAGATCTCTGGAAAATGGAACTTCATTCCTTCAGAACTTCAGCCTGGCCTTTAAAAGCCAGCAataatgttttggttttgtatgAGAGCATCTTTGATCTCAGAGGCTCTCAGCTGCGGGGagtgcagctcagcaccagcagctccctgccatTGGAACGCAGCTGTAAGGGGGAGATGCAGGCAGGGGCTCTGGGGATGCTCAGCCCTGGTCCTGTGCTCATCCTGAAGCCAATCCGTCTCCTCTGACACCCTCCTTAGGAACCCAGCACCCCCCAGTCACAGTACAGCACAATAGAGCTGGATGAGCTGTCACAGTCCCCTGTGAGCAgcaggctgggggctgcagtgTTAGGAATTGGCAGTGATGGGCTGTGATGACCCTGAGCGGTCTCAGCTGTGCCCTCACTCATGGGCCTGGGGCTCTACTTAAGCTCAGACTGGTAGCAGTGCAGGGAGTTTTACTGATGGTCCGGATGTTTGGAGTTTTCTGTAATCTCTGGTCTGCTtgggagcagagggatggggtcCTGGCTGGTGAGACCCTGCCCTACAGCTATGGTGTCCTCGCTGTGCCCCAGTGCAAGGAGTGGGAGAAGGGTAAGCTGGAGGGGCTGTGCATGGGGTCAGTTCTTCATGGGGACATCCATGTGAGGACCTGGGATACTACCATGTGTCCTCTCCAGAGAAGTTCTCTGACCCTGCATGGGTTTGAGGAGGACGTGATAAAAATAGCTGTAGGTAGGGTTGGGTTTAAAACATCCCCTTGTGCAGAGGTGATGGATGCTGCTGGGAACAGAGCAGTGAGTGGGAAAATTAGGTTTGCCCTAAACCCATCTGAGCCTCAGCTCATGGGAAACCAAGGAGGAGTGAAAAATGCAGCAATGAGGTGGTGGTTCAGGGAAAGCAAGAGAGATGTTAGCAGGTCTGGCAGCAGCTGTCTGTAAGGAGAGCTTCAGGGAGAATGCTGAAATCAGTCTGGGGGCTGCCCTCAGATGGCTCTTTTCTGCAGGGCTTAATCCTGGGCATATGCTCACACTGCGCCTGGGGTGTTTCCACCTCATCCACACACTCACAGCCTGTGCTGTCACCGTGGTCCTGGCCGTGTTGAACCAGGCACACCACATCCTTCCCTCCTGGTCCTGAGCCAAGGGTCCGGTGGCTTATCACGCAAGATGTGTGATGCCTGATGCGTCCTTCTGCTAGCTTCCAACCTTCTGGGAAGGTCTCTCTTCTGGCATCCCCCAGTGCAAGGGCTTTGTTATTCCCAAATAATCCAGTGAAAGAGCCACgaagctgctggctgcagaagcaCCAGTGCTGCATGGTCACTGTAAAGGTGGGCTGTGGACCTCAGCAACCTCACTAGTGTCACCAGTTGGCAGGAGATGCTCAGTGTGTGCTTCCAGCATGGGCAGAGCTTccatcagtgctgtgctgaggtGGGGCAGTGCTGGAACAGGCCCTGGAGGCACTAATTAATGGTGCTCAGGTTGGGGCGGGTTTGGCAGAGGTGACTCACTTGCTTGTGACAAGCCTGCTGACATCAGAGCACTGGCCTCTGAGCTCCCGGAAATCCAAATTAATGATGATGGAAGGGAAAAATCTTGTGTGGGACAGCCCTGGCAGAGGGAGGTTTGGGCTGAGATGACTTATAGTGTATGCCTGGGTCTGGAAGGCTTCTGGGCCCGCAGAACTGCACTGCTGATGTCCCCCAGCCTGAGCCTGGGGAGGAGTGTGGGGGCTGTAGGGTGTGTCCACCTCATGCTCTTGATTTGGGGGGCTGCTATCACCCCAGTGTTTGCTCTTCTCTCCTCAGGCCCCTCATCCTGGGCTATGGGAAGAGTTGGGGGATTTCTTAGTAACATCTTGTCTGCGCTATCTAGTGCAGAGTGCATCTCACAGCTTTTAACATCTAGAAGGGGGATATGTGGACTGGTTAAGTTAATCCTCACTGGAGGCTGCTGAGAGGTGCTGGGATCACTCCTGGCAGCTGTGGTCACCCTAGATAGCACCACTGACCCTGCCTCTCAGCTGCAAGTTATCTTCTTAGAGGTCAGCAATGTGGGATGACTCCTCAACTGTTTCTGGAAGGGGGATGTGGTGGATTTAGGTGAAAGCTCTGCAGCAGTTGAGATGGTGGACTTTGCACAGGAGTGGCTGATAAGCCACAATGAGGAGCTCATGATGGGGCAGCATGAAGGGCAGTAGAGTGCAAAGAGCCTGGAAAAAGCTGGGTATTGCTGGGTGTGATGGTGGTGAGTGCTCTCCCAGCTATCTGGACTGCCCTGCTCTTACAGGGAAAGAGGAATGAAGAACTGGGCAGTGATGGGAAGGCAGACATGATGTCAAACATAAGGTCCAGGTGTCTTGCTGCTCAGGTGGTGATTGGGTATAGCTGGGGATCCCACTGCTATTGAAGCCATTGCCTGCTTGGGATGGCAAGCATGTGGGTACTGGTCTGCCTGTAGGGAACACAAATACAAACAGTTTTACAATgagaagagaaatgcaaaatacGTATGCAAGTCCAGCCCTAAATTTTAATTGGACTTCTTCTCAGACTGGATCCTGCTGGGATTGCAGAGCAGGTGAGTGAgtcctcctgtccccacagcTCACAAACAGGCTGCAGTCCCCTCTGCCTGAGCTGTGATGCTGACACTGTGGGGAAGGGAGGACAGACATCCCCCACCTGCTGATCcccctcctccagccccacagtgAGCAGTATAGGCTCTCCCAGTGAAGGAGATCAGAAATCCCAGCAGTGACTTTAGGATTATAATAACAATAATTGATGCCTTGCTGCTCTCTAAGGATTTTCTAGCAGGTTTGCCAGGTGTTAGATAGGTGTTAAGCAATTAAAGCAATAACACCTATGCAAAAGGGACAGGTGCCAACTGTGTCATGGGCTTGCAGTGGCTCAGCTGGGGGCTTGCTCTATTCCCtaattttctttggctttggGGTGAAATTAAGTGGCAGGAGCTGTTTTAGAGGAGGTGGCCCTGAATTGGCTTTTTCCTGTAGAGGTGGGGGTTAActtatgaaagaaaagcaggccAAGAGCACCTGATGTTGCCTATGGATGCTCATTTGGTCCCTAACAAAGAGACATAAATGTCACCATGCGAGCTCAAGGGCTTGCACATATCTGTGTGCATCTGGGGACAAACATTAATGCATCAGCCTTGTGCGTGTCTGTATGGGGGAGGCTGCTCCTGTGGATTTCCATCAATACACAAATGGCAGTACGTGGGCTTGCACAGACAAAAACCAGCACAATAACGTGGGGGCTGGAATAATGCTTTCTGGGAAGAGACTTGAAGGGCTCAAATTGTTTGGTTTGTCAGAGAAATAGAGAGATGTCTTGATTTCAGTGCCTAACTGCTATCACAGGGAGAAATTACTCAGCACTGGAGGACTGTTTAATGTCAGGGAAAGGCAGAACAAGAACCAGTGGTTGAAGCAGAAGCCTGCCAAAGTTGGACTGAAAAGCAGGCGTGCATGTTAGCAGCGACAGGGATGAGCAGCAAAGCAAACTGCCAAAGCATTTGCCAGAATGTTTTTGTCTCTTAGTGAAGGGTGGTTTTGTCTCTCTGGCTGAGATGCCTCAGCCAAATTATTCTTTGATCGGGCATACGGTATGAGGGTAATCGGATGACATTTATTATGCAGTTACAGCCCcttagttgtttgtttttcctcttctttgatTGATGCCTGGGGTCTTGGCTCAGGATATGGATGCTGAACGGAGCAGAGACGGAGCCCAAAGCTGCTTCCTGGCTTCCTCGTGGAGCCTCTGAGGGTTGATGCCTCCTGGCTCTGCTCGGCAGGTTGCTCCCATTGCTCACCGCTCTTCTCCATAACCCCAGGAGTGGGTTTTGAGGCTCTGAGTTTCCTGGGGAGATGCAGATGTGGATTCAGCAGTGGCCAGGGGCTGCTGAAGAGCCCTGGGACATCCAGATCTTAGAGCTTTGCGCACCAACAGCAGGACATCTAGCTGAAATGCCACCGTGTGGTCTTGGGGAAGCCGTCTGGTGGAATGCAGGCACCCGCAGAATGGAGATGAGGAGCACGGCTGTGTTCTCGTGCCAGCAGAGAGGGAGGCTGTGTGGGAAGTGTGGCAGAGCAATGCTAAACACTGATGAAAGGTGTC
This window of the Meleagris gallopavo isolate NT-WF06-2002-E0010 breed Aviagen turkey brand Nicholas breeding stock chromosome 19, Turkey_5.1, whole genome shotgun sequence genome carries:
- the LOC100539008 gene encoding glutamine synthetase isoform X2, whose amino-acid sequence is MSVSHSSRLNKLVREQYMRLPQGGLVQVTYVWIDGSGEGVRCKSRTLDKEPKSIEDVPEWNFDGSSTAQAEGSNSDMFLVPVCMFRDPFCLDPNKLVLCEVLKYNRKPAETNLRHTCKKVMDLVKDSHPWFGMEQEYTLLGVNGHPYGWPDNGFPGPQGPYYCGVGADKVYGRDIVESHYKACLYAGVKICGTNAEVMPSQWEFQVGPCEGIEMGDHLWMARFILHRVCEDFGVVATLDPKPMTGNWNGAGCHTNYSTEEMRKEGGLKHIEAAIEKLSKRHDYHICVYDPRGGRDNSRRLTGHHETSNIFEFSAGVANRGASIRIPRQVGQDGFGYFEDRRPAANCDPYAVTEAIMRTTVLNETGVETKEYAEH
- the LOC100539008 gene encoding glutamine synthetase isoform X1; translation: MDGCTPPRAVAMSVSHSSRLNKLVREQYMRLPQGGLVQVTYVWIDGSGEGVRCKSRTLDKEPKSIEDVPEWNFDGSSTAQAEGSNSDMFLVPVCMFRDPFCLDPNKLVLCEVLKYNRKPAETNLRHTCKKVMDLVKDSHPWFGMEQEYTLLGVNGHPYGWPDNGFPGPQGPYYCGVGADKVYGRDIVESHYKACLYAGVKICGTNAEVMPSQWEFQVGPCEGIEMGDHLWMARFILHRVCEDFGVVATLDPKPMTGNWNGAGCHTNYSTEEMRKEGGLKHIEAAIEKLSKRHDYHICVYDPRGGRDNSRRLTGHHETSNIFEFSAGVANRGASIRIPRQVGQDGFGYFEDRRPAANCDPYAVTEAIMRTTVLNETGVETKEYAEH